The genomic DNA CAGGTACGCCGCCCCGCGTTTGCAGTGAAACGGCGAGCTCCGAAGATGTTGTTTCACCAGCTTGATGCTGCGGAAACGCAGGATGTGAAATGTGACGACAAAGTTCGAGCCTAGATAACCGTCGAGCTCTTTGGTCGCAAAATTGGACGGGTTCGTCTCCTCGGGCTTGATGCCGTGGACAATAAAGTAGAGATATTTCTCGTACGCCTCGACCTTAGGCTGGTTTCGCGTCTCGATGCAGTCCTCCACCGTCAGGTGATGAAACTTAAAGACGTTGAGCATCACGTCTTTTGCTTCTTCAAGCTGCTCCACTGTTTCGCCCTGCAGGTCGACCCAAACGACGTTCGTTTGGTCGGCCAACAATTCCGGCAGGTCTTCTCGCGTAAAGCCCTCTTCGACCTGCTCAGCGTCCTTTCTATATACGAAGATCTCCATGTCGAATATATTAACCGCACCGACCAGTTTGCAGAAATCCAACGCGGCTAATACGGCTCTCCCGTGCCGAGGTCATACCTCTCATTTTTTTAGATCTCGTGCCTGCGGGCACTTTTGCTCTTGCCCGATAGCATTGACCAGATCCGGATAATCGTTTAATCTGACTGCATTCTCCAATTACAGTCCGCTGTTCAGGCTCCTTGTTAGAAGGAATGCTGATAGAGATCGCTGATTTATTACGCTTACCTATCGAAACATTATGTTTCACGTGCGATCGTCAAAAGCGGTCAATAGGGCATCAGCGTCGCCAGTGTGACCGTTAAGATCCGTTTATCAAATGGTTCTGTTTTTTTAAGGTTCAGGGGCCAAAAAAGAGGTAATAAGAAAATGAGATCTGTCGTGCGAGTCCCTTTGTCGATATTGAAAGAAAACGATTCATCCCGCAAAACAAACATTAATTGCCGTAGAATTGGGTTGAAGATCGCTCAGTTTTCGGCGGTGCTGATCTGCGGGTTCGCATTTTCTCAGTCAGCAAATGCCCAGGAGTTCGAAGACTGCCGGCCGGGCTTTGAGCCGGCTGCGGGCAATGTTTGCAAGCAAAAATGTCCGCCGGGCTTCACCCGAAATGATGATTTTACGTGTAAAAAACCCCCGTCTTACAGTGTTCAAAGCTTTAATAAGGTATACGGCCATGACGGGAATAATTATAAGAATATGACCGCGCTCGAGAATTGTGAAAGCCGGAGCGCAGAAGAACAGATCTATGGATACGACAACCAGGGACCGAAACAAAGGTGCTATATGTCCGGCGATTTTGCCCTCCCAAGATGCGTACCTGGTTACCACTCGATTAGCGTTGGGGTTTGCTCCCGCAACTGTCCGCCGGGATTCCAGGATGTTGGAGAAGGCTGTCTCGACAACCAACGATACGGGCGAACCCCGAAAGCCGCTCCCGAACCACCGGCTCCCGATCTTACCGGCTGGACGGTGTGTGCCTCGGAAGGAGGCAGATGCCAATTTGAAGGTACTGCCGAAGTGCGATACGGAGTCGGGAACAAATGGAACATTCAGACAGTCACTAACGGCGTCGATTGCAACAACACCGTTTTCGGCGACCCCGCCTCCGGCCTTGCCAAACAGTGCCTGCTGTCACCCAATATAACGCCAAACGCGCCGCCGGATGTTAATACCCGCGACGCCAACGGGAACAACGACCTGCATCTCGCGGTGGGGCGAAATGACATTCCGGCGATCAACGATCTTCTCAATCGAGGGATCGACGTCAACGCACTAAATAGTGCCAACGAGACGCCGGTAACGCTCGCGGTCGAGTTTGATAACACACCTGCATTACTGGCAATGCTTGCGAAGGGCGGCGACATGAATGCAGCACTTCACCGAATTGCCTCTCGGAATAGAGAAGGAATGTTGAGGGCCGTTGCAGGAAATTTCCCGATCCGAATGACCAACGAGATGTTTGATCTGGCGATATCTTCTGGGGCCATCGGGGTCGCGTTGATGTCTTTGAAATATGGCGTTGATCCAAATCGTGCAATGGGCCACGGGATCTATTCCAGAAATATGCAGATGATCGATGCGGCTCTTGCTGCCGGTGCCAATCCCGATACGGCACTTATTTTTGCTATCGAGAATCGAATGCCGGATCTGATTTCGAGATCACTTGTCCAATACAAGGCAACTCCGCAAGTGGCCATGGATCTGGCGATCCCTATTAACGATGCTCAGACATTGGCCCTCGCTCTCGACCGCGGGGCGAACCCGACCATCGGGCTGCCCGTGGCGGTCAAAGCTAGCAACGCCGCAATGGTCGAAAATTTACTGGCCAGAGGCGCGGATGCAAATTCGGGTCTGATGCCTGCCGTTGAGAGCGGCAACGATCAGATCATTGACATGTTGCTCGCCCGAGGTGCAAACCCCAACCCTGCGATGTGGTTCGCTGTCGAGCGGCAAAAGATCTCGCTCGTAAGGCGTCTGCTGGCTGCCAAGGCCATTCCCACGGACCAATTGATCTTAGGACTTGCGGGTAGAATCGGTAACATGGAGGTCATAAATGTGCTTATCGAGGCCGGCGGGTACCCCACCTCGATAATTGGTGGAGCCATCGAGGAGCGTAACTATGATCTCACCAAATACCTTTTGGATAAGGGTGCGGACGCTAAGTTCGGTGAGTTCATTGAAACGGCCGTTTTAGTTGGCGACGTTCGAATAGTGAACCTGTTACTCGAAAGAGGGGCCGATCCGACAAAGGGAATGTTGGTAGCCGTTCAGAGTGGTAGGGAGCAGATCCTGCAGCTTTTGGTAGATAATAAGGCCGACGTTTCTTCCCCGGTACTTATTACACTTGCCGCTAAGAAAGGTAATCTCGGGATCGTGTCGATGCTTCTAAAAGCCGGCGCAGATCCAGAGAACGGAATGAGTGCAGCCGTGTTTGGTGGGTTTGCAGATATTCTCGAAATGTTGATCGAGAAAGGGGCCGATGCTAAGAAGCCGGAGTACATTCTCCATGCGGTTAAAATGGGTAATAGACCTCTTGCGAGCCAGTTGTTTTTGCACGGAGCCCCCAAAAAGGTCATTGACGAAACCGGTCAACCATTGATCATCATTGCGGCGCTCCGTTGGGACACACTTCTGGTTCAACTCCTTCTCAAAAACGGAGTGGATCCGAACGCCAAGAACCGTGCGGGAGACACGGCACTTCACATCGTCGCAAACGACGAGGCGAGCAAGGGTTATCCGAAATTCGAGAAAATGAAAAACGCGCGCTTGCCAATGGTGCAGGCCCTTGTCGATGGAGGTGCCGACGTTAACGCGACTAACGCAAAAGGCGAAACAGTCCGAAAATCGCTCGGCGGCGGCGACGGCGATGTCAAAAAGATCCTCGATGCCGCGGGTGCCGTCAATAAGATCGGGACAAATTAACGCCAAACAAAGTCGAAGCCGAACGCCGCATCTTCTTTCTATTCAGGGAACAAGGCAGAAAAGCGGCCGGAAATGCGGGCGTTAACTCTTGGCCGTTGTCTGCGGCTCGCATTCGGCGATCTGTGTTTTGCGGGATCTCACGCCCGCCGCACCGGTTCCGCAGTTCTCAGATCGAGCAGCAAGACGCCGAGTTCGGTTTGAATATCGGAAAATTTCAGGGTTTGAGTGAGTTTCAAGTGGTGGTCCTTCATCAGTTTGTACCCGCGAAGGAGATAGCCGCCTCGTGATCCGCGTTTTCGCAGCGGGAACGCATGCTGCTCCCCGTTGCGGGCGGGTTTCAGGCCGATCGTTTCTGTTTCGGCCTCGTACATCAGGACCACGGATTTTGGATTTCCCATTGATTCGATCGTGACGCGGCTGAGTTGTATCTCGCCGTTTGGATTGATCGACGCATATTTGACCGCCCAACGGCTCGCCGCGCTGTGTTCGACAATTTTCCAGTTTCTGGGCATAAATTAACCTCCGGCCACTAGTGTACCACATACAAGTGGATGTTGCATAGATAAGATATCAAAATTTCTTTGCAGGATATGATCGTTGATCTTTCGTTGCCACTATAGGCCGACCGAATTTGTATTCATGCCGTGTATGATCGATAGCCGGATCGTCGTCTTTAACAGTTTATGGGCGCTTGTTAGGGCAGGAGCATCAGTAAGGATCATTCGACCGCTTATCGTTTCTGATATTTTTGCTGCCTGACTCAGGACAACCCCGATCCCTCGACAAATTCCGCGATCCGCAGCACTCATCTTGGTGGTGTTGGCAGGCCGGTTGCGTGCTGTTCGAATATCATTCCGTAGTGTCGAAGCGTCGTTTCGATCTCTCCGCAGCCGGCCGATCGATCTGATCGTTTTCGGCACCGCTTACAACCCCTAAAGGAACCCCTTTAAGCCCGTTTTCGATCCCTTTTCGACTCCCGTCTGATTGTCCGGCCTCCATCTGCTTTTTGAGAACGCGCCGCACCGCTAGCTAAACCTGGCTGCAGCCGATAAAATCTGAATCAAATATGAGTGAGCAAGATGTGACATTGCGGGTTGAGAATGTGACCAAACGCTTCGGCGAATTTACGGCGGTCGAAGGGCTGAGCTTTGACGTGCGTGCCGGGCGTGTTTTCGGCTTTCTCGGGCCAAATGGTGCCGGCAAGACGACCACTATCCGCATGATCGTGGGCATAACGGCCCCGGACGAAGGCAAGATCGAGCTGTTCGGCCAAAAAATGGGCCCGTCTTTGCAGGATAAGATCGGCTATCTGCCCGAGGAACGCGGTCTGTACAAGAAGATGAAGATCGTCGATCAGCTCCGCTATTTCGCGGCATTGAAAGACGTCTCAGGTGCCGAGGCCGACAAACGGATCGATTTTTGGCTCGAACGGATGAACCTTTCGGAGTGGAAATCCAAGAAGACCACCGACCTTTCCAAGGGAATGCAGCAGAAGATACAGTTCATCTCGACCGTCCTGCACGACCCCGATCTGCTTATCCTCGACGAGCCGTTTTCGGGCCTTGATCCTGTAAATGTTGAGTTTATGATCGATGTTCTCGCGGAATTCAAGAAGAAAGACAAGACCGTCATCTTCTCGACGCACCTCATGGAAACCGCCGAACGCCTCTGCAACGACATCATCCTGATAAACAGATCGAAAAAGGTCATCGGCGGCAGTCTGCGTGAGATAAAGGAAAGCTACGGCCACAACCGCATCGCCTTGCGTGCAACGGGCGGCGATACGGTGCTGAACGACAAGACCTTGGTCGCAAAGGTGATCGAGCATGCAGATGAAAAGGATATAGAACTCACGGACGGGGCCGACCCGCAAAAGCTGCTCGCGAATCTGATCGCAGCGGGAGCCGTCATCTCCAAATTCGAGCAGGTCGAGCCGAGCTTGAATGACATCTTTATTGAACAGGTCGGTGGGATCGAATAATGAGAAAATTCCTCGCAGTTGTAAAACACGAATACAAAAAGATCGTCTACAAATGGACGTTTCTGCTTGGCACACTGTTGTTTCCGTTGATCGGGATCGGGTTTGCGGTAGTGCCGGCGATCATTTTTTCGATCAAGGGCGAGGCGACGCGGATCGTGGTCATTGACCAGTCGAATAAGATCGCTCCGCGGCTGAAAGAGAATCTATCGGCCGAGAGCATCCAGGCAAAGGCTCGTCAGGCAGCGAAAGATCAGATGGGCGACCTCAACCCCACGCAAGAGGAAAAGATGAAACGCGGGGCCGATCAGCTCGCATCCGCATTTGTCTTCATCGATTACGACAGCACCGGCAGATCGGTGGACCAAATGCGTCAGGAATTGAACAAAAAGGCCGCAGCCGACGAGATCGACGCCTATTTGATCATACCTGCCAATATTGACGAAAAGCAGGCGGCGTTTGAGTTTCGTTCGCGCAAGGCGGGCGATTTTGTTGCAAACGAAACGCTTAAGGATGCTCTCAACCAGGCCGTTAGGTCGCAGCGGTTGGCAGATGCCAGTATCAACGAAGCATTGCTGAAAGGCCTAAGTCAGAATGTCGCGTTCGAGGCCAAAGCGATCAGCGAAAAGGGCGAAGAGAAAGACAGCGATATGCTCTTCATCGCGTCCCTGGTGATCGGAATGATGATCTACATCGCCCTCACGATCTACGGCCAGGTCATAATGGGAGCGGTCATCGAGGAAAAGGAAACTCGTATTGCCGAGATCCTGTTCTCGTCCGCGAGGCCGTTCGAACTGATGCTCGGCAAACTTGTCGGGGTTGGTTTGGCGGGATTGACGCAGATCAGTATATGGGTCTTTTCACTCGCGGCGATGTTAGGATTTCTGATCGCTCAGGGCGGAGCCAGCGAAGTTTTGGGTTCGCTGCCGAATATTTCGCCGCTGATGATCCTGCTCTTTTTGCTGTATTTTATCGTCGGATACTTCATTTACGCGTCGATCTTTGCTCTGATCGGTTCGATGGTCACGACCGCACAAGAAGGCAGCCAATTTGCATTTCCACCGATCATGATAATGCTTATCGGCTTTTATTTTTGCTTTGCCGTGATCCGCGATCCCAATTCGGACCTCTCGTTTTGGGTCTCGATCGCACCGCTATTTGCTCCGCTGACGATGCCCGTGCGGATCTTGGCCGAGATGCCGCCGTTCTGGCAGATCGCTCTCTCGATCGGGCTCAATGTGCTGACCATCGCTTTCCTCGTCTGGTTGGCGTCGCGTGTTTACCGCATCGGAATGCTAATG from Acidobacteriota bacterium includes the following:
- a CDS encoding ABC transporter permease, whose product is MRKFLAVVKHEYKKIVYKWTFLLGTLLFPLIGIGFAVVPAIIFSIKGEATRIVVIDQSNKIAPRLKENLSAESIQAKARQAAKDQMGDLNPTQEEKMKRGADQLASAFVFIDYDSTGRSVDQMRQELNKKAAADEIDAYLIIPANIDEKQAAFEFRSRKAGDFVANETLKDALNQAVRSQRLADASINEALLKGLSQNVAFEAKAISEKGEEKDSDMLFIASLVIGMMIYIALTIYGQVIMGAVIEEKETRIAEILFSSARPFELMLGKLVGVGLAGLTQISIWVFSLAAMLGFLIAQGGASEVLGSLPNISPLMILLFLLYFIVGYFIYASIFALIGSMVTTAQEGSQFAFPPIMIMLIGFYFCFAVIRDPNSDLSFWVSIAPLFAPLTMPVRILAEMPPFWQIALSIGLNVLTIAFLVWLASRVYRIGMLMYGKRATIPEVWKWIRQA
- a CDS encoding ATP-binding cassette domain-containing protein is translated as MSEQDVTLRVENVTKRFGEFTAVEGLSFDVRAGRVFGFLGPNGAGKTTTIRMIVGITAPDEGKIELFGQKMGPSLQDKIGYLPEERGLYKKMKIVDQLRYFAALKDVSGAEADKRIDFWLERMNLSEWKSKKTTDLSKGMQQKIQFISTVLHDPDLLILDEPFSGLDPVNVEFMIDVLAEFKKKDKTVIFSTHLMETAERLCNDIILINRSKKVIGGSLREIKESYGHNRIALRATGGDTVLNDKTLVAKVIEHADEKDIELTDGADPQKLLANLIAAGAVISKFEQVEPSLNDIFIEQVGGIE
- a CDS encoding ankyrin repeat domain-containing protein, whose product is MTALENCESRSAEEQIYGYDNQGPKQRCYMSGDFALPRCVPGYHSISVGVCSRNCPPGFQDVGEGCLDNQRYGRTPKAAPEPPAPDLTGWTVCASEGGRCQFEGTAEVRYGVGNKWNIQTVTNGVDCNNTVFGDPASGLAKQCLLSPNITPNAPPDVNTRDANGNNDLHLAVGRNDIPAINDLLNRGIDVNALNSANETPVTLAVEFDNTPALLAMLAKGGDMNAALHRIASRNREGMLRAVAGNFPIRMTNEMFDLAISSGAIGVALMSLKYGVDPNRAMGHGIYSRNMQMIDAALAAGANPDTALIFAIENRMPDLISRSLVQYKATPQVAMDLAIPINDAQTLALALDRGANPTIGLPVAVKASNAAMVENLLARGADANSGLMPAVESGNDQIIDMLLARGANPNPAMWFAVERQKISLVRRLLAAKAIPTDQLILGLAGRIGNMEVINVLIEAGGYPTSIIGGAIEERNYDLTKYLLDKGADAKFGEFIETAVLVGDVRIVNLLLERGADPTKGMLVAVQSGREQILQLLVDNKADVSSPVLITLAAKKGNLGIVSMLLKAGADPENGMSAAVFGGFADILEMLIEKGADAKKPEYILHAVKMGNRPLASQLFLHGAPKKVIDETGQPLIIIAALRWDTLLVQLLLKNGVDPNAKNRAGDTALHIVANDEASKGYPKFEKMKNARLPMVQALVDGGADVNATNAKGETVRKSLGGGDGDVKKILDAAGAVNKIGTN